The genomic DNA CGCCAGTTCGAACTCCGTTTCCAAAACGACATCGCGTGGAATGTTCTTTTCTTCCGGTGTCCCCCAAGGCAAACCGTAGCCTGGCGGGATCGGATGGAAGCCGGGATTAGCGGCATACCAATGCGTCGTCATCGCCATCCGCGGTGGGTAGTACGGAGTGAAATCGGTGACAGCCCCCACGACGACCGCATCGACATCCAGATATTGGGCGAAGCGTTGGAAATAATCGGGGCCGGCCGAATCACCGTACATCCGATTGAATTCGTGCCATTTGAGCTTGGTCACGCCGACGGGCAAGACTTCGAAACCGAGGATCTCTTGCAATTCCCCATAATAGGCTTCGGCAACCGCGTCTTGGTTCAGCGTTGGCTCGCTGGACTGGTTAAAGAATGGCAGCACCGCCACCCGCTTCAATTGCGGAAACGGATTGTGGACCTGAGGATCCGAGATCACATCAGGCATCAAGCTGCAACCGGCCGCTGGAACCAGCAGGATTGATAGCACGCAGCGGGCGATTATGGATAGGCGCAACATCACACACTTGGTTTGCAAGTTATGCGCAGCTCCACCCTCCCCGACACTAGCATCGTCTCCCGCACCGGTTCGACTTTAACGATTATTCCGATTTTGCGGATCGATCTTCCGCCGGGCTGGATGCTGGCACATCCGCCTCATTTGCCAGCATTGCCAGTGATCGCGATACGATCTGCAAACCGTGGGACTACAAAACCAAGCCCGACTGCTCTAACATAGCGCCGCATTGACTCCTCCGCACTTTCACGAATGATCGCCATGTTCCTGGGACTGATTCGCCCGCTCGCAACCAGCAAAACGCTGACCTATGTTGCGGGCCTTGCCCTGCTGGTCGGGGCCTACTCGTTGCTGCCGATTTGGCTTGAGTATTCCGTCTTCCACGACGTCAACGACACGCCATCGCAGTTCCACGGAGTGCTCTCGTTGGTGCTCGGGTTGCTGCTGGTCTTCCGGACCAACACCGCCTACAGCCGCTGGTGGGAAGCGCGGATCTTGTGGGGTTCGCTGGTCAACGCGTGCCGCAATCTCGGCCTTAAATTGACGAGCATCGATGGGCTATCGCCTGAGTCGGCAACGCGGGCGATGGACCTGATCGTGGCCTTTCCCGTAGCGTTACGTTGTCATCTGCGCAGCGATTGTGACGACGAGACAAGAGATCGGCTGCAGTCGCTGGTTGGAAAGCCAAACCACATCCCTCAAGCGATCGCCGCAGAATTGTATGCGATGGTTTGGGATGCCAAACGCAGCGGACGCATCGATGGCGACGAGCTGCGTGTGCTGGATTCCGAACTGTTACGGCTGATGGATATCTGCGGTGGATGTGAACGGATTCTGAAGACCCGGATCGTCAAATCCTATCGCATCTTCGCGCGACAGTGCGTCGGCATCTTCTTGGGATCGCTCCCATGGGCACTGGTCCACGACTTTAAAATCTGGACCCTGCCGTTCACGATCATCACCGCCTATTTCATGTTAGGCCTGGAAACGGTGGCCGAGCACGTCGAAACACCGTTTGGATATGACGAAGACGACTTGGACCTCGAATCGTTGTGCGGCACGATCGATGCCACCGTGCGCGAGACGTTTGATCGTCACGCGCTGGCGACTTAATAGCCTGACAAATTCAGGCTTGTCGGCAGTTCGTCTAAAAGATGCCCAGTTGGTCGCGGGCGTCGTCGGTCATGCAGTCGGGAGTCCATGGCGGATCCATCACGACTTTGACCTCCGCCGTTTCGACCCCTTCGCATTCTTCGATCGCAGCTTTCGCTCCGGCGACCAATTGCGGGCCGGCCGGGCACATTGGGCTGGTCATCGTCATGTCGATTTTGACGTCGTACTTTTCGTCTTCCTTCTCAGTGATGTAGACCTCGTAGACGAGGCCCAGATCGACGATGTTCACGAACAGTTCCGGATCGATGACCTTCTTCAACGACTCGCGGACGGTATCTTCTTGCAACGGCATTTCGGTAAGCTCCGCCGAATATTAGGGTGAATGGACGTCGCTTACGCGTAGTCTCGGACTTGTTTTGCAATCGCATCGCCCAACGCGTCGCGAACGCTTTCGATCGAGATCCGGTCGAAGATCTGCTGGAAGAATCCGGTGACGATCATCCGTACCGCTTCCTTCTGCGTGAATCCGCGGCAGCGAGCGTAGAAGATCTGTTCGGCGTCAACTTGGCTGGACGTGCTGCCGTGCGTGCAGCGGACGTCGTCGGCTTCGATCTCCAGGCCGGGGATCGAATCGGCGCGAGCCGAACCGCTGAGCAGCAGGTTGTCGTTGCGTTGGTAGCCGTCGGTCTTCTGAGCGATCTTGTCGACCTTGATCATTCCCTTCCAAACGGTTTGGCTGTTGTCTTGCTGAGCCGATTTGTACAGGAAGTCGCTGTGGCAGTTGGGGGCCGAGTGATGCTGCAGCGTGTGGTAGGCCAGGTGCTGGCGTCCCTCGGTGAACATCACGCCGTTGACTTGGCTGTCCGCTCCTGGGCCGACCAGTTGAACCTGCTGGTTCACCTTGGCGAAGCCCGCTCCCATCGCGCTGATCGTCCATTGCAGTGTTGCATCGCGGTCGACGATCGCTTGTTGGTGAGCGAAGTGGAAGGTCTTGTAGCCCCAATCTTGAAGGGTCACAAAACGCAG from Rosistilla carotiformis includes the following:
- a CDS encoding metal-sulfur cluster assembly factor; protein product: MPLQEDTVRESLKKVIDPELFVNIVDLGLVYEVYITEKEDEKYDVKIDMTMTSPMCPAGPQLVAGAKAAIEECEGVETAEVKVVMDPPWTPDCMTDDARDQLGIF
- a CDS encoding bestrophin family protein; amino-acid sequence: MFLGLIRPLATSKTLTYVAGLALLVGAYSLLPIWLEYSVFHDVNDTPSQFHGVLSLVLGLLLVFRTNTAYSRWWEARILWGSLVNACRNLGLKLTSIDGLSPESATRAMDLIVAFPVALRCHLRSDCDDETRDRLQSLVGKPNHIPQAIAAELYAMVWDAKRSGRIDGDELRVLDSELLRLMDICGGCERILKTRIVKSYRIFARQCVGIFLGSLPWALVHDFKIWTLPFTIITAYFMLGLETVAEHVETPFGYDEDDLDLESLCGTIDATVRETFDRHALAT